Proteins encoded together in one Aeromonas encheleia window:
- the cspD gene encoding cold shock-like protein CspD: MATGTVKWFNNAKGFGFICPEDGGEDIFAHYSTIQMEGYKTLKAGQAVNFELQQGPKGNHASVIVPNEAQNM; this comes from the coding sequence ATGGCAACCGGAACAGTCAAGTGGTTTAACAACGCAAAAGGATTTGGGTTTATCTGTCCGGAAGACGGTGGTGAAGACATCTTCGCTCACTACTCCACGATACAAATGGAAGGTTACAAGACCTTGAAAGCAGGTCAGGCAGTCAACTTTGAACTGCAGCAGGGGCCGAAAGGAAATCACGCCTCTGTTATCGTGCCAAACGAAGCACAGAACATGTAA
- the clpS gene encoding ATP-dependent Clp protease adapter ClpS, which yields MSKQKELFANEEIAQAEKTKLQPPPMYKVVLNNDDYTPMEFVVEVLQKFFGMDLDKATQVMLSVHYSGKGVCGTFTAEIAETKVVQVNTYSRNNEHPLLCTMEKA from the coding sequence ATGAGCAAGCAGAAAGAACTCTTTGCTAATGAAGAGATTGCACAAGCAGAGAAAACGAAGCTGCAACCGCCACCCATGTACAAGGTCGTGTTGAACAACGATGACTATACGCCGATGGAGTTCGTGGTGGAGGTGCTGCAAAAGTTCTTTGGTATGGATCTGGACAAGGCGACTCAGGTCATGTTGAGTGTGCATTATAGTGGTAAGGGAGTCTGCGGCACTTTCACCGCCGAGATTGCCGAAACCAAGGTGGTCCAGGTCAACACTTATTCACGTAACAACGAACATCCACTGCTATGTACCATGGAAAAGGCTTGA